GTGATGGAAACGTGACGGCGCATGCCGAAGTAATGTTGGTGTCCCCTGCCTTCCTTGCGTGCGTTCATGATGCATCCCTGCGTTGGTGATGGATTCCCGCCATCCCGGCGGGAGTGATTTTCAGAACACGAATGCGGTGTCGCGCTCCGCTGCTGGTGCCGCGTCATCCCGGGTTTCGTTGCCGCGTCCAGTCGCGGTGGTGCTGACCGTCGGGACGAATGGTTCGGTTTCCGTGTGGTGGAGGGCGGTCTGTACAGCCGGCGCCAGCGTCGGCGTTGTCTGTGCGGTCGCAACCGGCTGCGGCCCTGCGCCATGCACGTCCAGGGCGGGAACTCCTCTCCGACCGACCAGGCTTCCACTGCCTCCATCAGCGCGCTGGTCGCGTCTTGCCTTCCACTGTCGCGCAGGCGCTCCAGCCCGGGCGATCGCGACCGCGTCGACGTTGCCGTCTCCGCGCGCGATCGAGGCACGGATCTTCTGCACGTAACCGTCGCGAAAGCCGGTGCTGAAGTTTCCGGAGTAGTAGCAGCTGAACGCCTTGTCCCAGTCGCCACCGGCACGCATATGGCAGTCGGCGAGGATACGGGAGCCGGCGGCCAGGTTCGGGCAAGGGTCGAATGCAAGCTCGTAATTGCCAAGCCCCTGCTTCACCAGGTTATGGAGATTCACTTGCGCCAGCCCGAGCGAGAAATTGAAGCCGTCGCGTTCCAGCTGCCTTGCAGTCGCGACAGCCTCGGCCAGGTTGCGCGGCTGTCGTGCCAGGCGCGTACCGACCACGCCGATGGCGTAGGGGTTGTAGGACGACTCCACCCGCACGATGTGATGCATGACCTCGGCCGGCACGGCAAGATCCTGGCACGCAAGCGCTTCGATCCCCGGAATCAGATTCGCCCCCTGGTGACGCGCGCATCGGCTCGAAATCGATACCCGTGACATGCCGCCGCCCGCCGCGCGCGCTGATGTGGACGAGGATGTCGATGGTCGACATCAGCAGGCGCCGGATGGTGGCGAACTCCAGCCCCGCCCCCTCGGGCGAGCCTTTGACCATGAGTGCGAGCTGGTCCCAGGCCTGCGCCGTGCTCCCGGCGTGGCAGCTGGTAATGGAGCCGGGATGTCCGGACGCGCAGTTGCGTATGAAGTAGAAGGCTTCGTCGCCACGCAGCTCCGCAAGGATGATCCGGTCGGGCTTCATACGCAGGCAGGCTTCCATGCAGCCTTTGGCGGTGACGTTGGCCGTGCCTTGCCCGCCCTTGGAATACAACAGGTGGACGACGTTCGGCTGACTGATGAACAGCTCCCGGGCATCCTCGATGGTGACCAGGCGCTCGTCCGCGTCGATGTGTTCGACCAGGGATTTCATGAACGTGGTCTTGCCACTCCCGGTGGCGCCCGCAACCACGATGTTCTTGCGCTGCTGGACGGCGCACCGGAAGAAATCGATGTAGCGACCCGCGGCGCGCAGCGACAGAAGCTCGCGGTCGCCGGCGTCGAGGGCGTCCGCGGCCGGCTGCACCGCGTCGAAGAACCCGTCCGCCTCGTACGCGTCCAGGCTGCGTGCCTGCCGCGACGGGAGGCGGATGGTGATCGACACCTTGCCGGCGTCACAAGCCGGCGGCACCACGAACTGCGCTCGCTGGCCGGTCGGGAACGTCAGCGAGACCACGGGATCGGCATCCGTGATGCGCTGGCCGGTATCACTTTCGTTGACCACCGCGGTGCAGAACTGGCGGGCGCGCTCGAACGTGAGCCCCGGGACTTCGACGCGCTGCCAAGCGCCACGCGCCTCGAGCCAGACCTCTCCCGGGCGGTTGATGCAGATCTCGGTGACGTCGGGCGACGCCATGTACCCGAGAATTCCCAGCACCTCGTACTGGTAGTCGAGGAAGCCACTGCGCGGCCCGCCACGCACGCAATCGCGCTGCGCACCAAGCGATGAGCTGCCGTCGGCCATCACAGCTGCGCCACCACGGCGGAGAAGTCGACATCACGGGCCACATAGACGTTGACCACCGTGCCGTGCTGGATGGTCACCGTCGGCGGCCTGCGGCTGTCGAGTGCCTGGTTTGCGAGCCGCTCCATGGTGCGCCCGGTCGCGCTCTCGTACGGAGACTGCACGACCACGCCAGCTGGACCGATGGTGGACGATGACGGTCCCTCTTCGGCGGCCGCGTACTTGAACGCATCGCTCAACAGGCTGATCAACAACGCCGATGCGACCCGGCTGCCCCAATGCGCGCTGTAGTGACCCGGATGCCCGGCTCCGCCAAGATTGTCCACCCCGGGGCTCGACATCGCGACATCAAGCCCGCTGGGCGTGGTGATCCGGTCCCAGACCACCGCCACGCGTGGGCCCGTCGGCTCCATGTCGTAACGTCCCAGCACCTTCGAACCGCGCGGCAGCAATAGTTGCCGGCCGTTGATCGAATACACGGGCTCGGTCACCACGCATGAGGTGAACCCGGATATGTCGGTGATGATGCGCGTCTCGAGCACGCAGCGGATGTAGGTGCCGCGGACCAGGAGCGCGTCGGGCCGGGCGATGTATCGGGCACGGGTCGTGGACGTGGAATCGGGTTCGACATGAGCGGGCTCCGCAGTCGGGAGGCCCGCGAGCATGGCCTGCATGTACGCGTCCGGGCCCTTCGGCACCGCGTCACCTTCGCCGGACTGCATCCGCCTTTCGCGCAGTGACGGACCGTCGGGGCGCGCGGGAATCGCGAAGCTGGGCAATGCCGTCGGCCGCTGCTCTATCGGAACAGGCAGCACTGGAATGGGAACGGCCGGCATTGTCGGCATTGCCACGGTTGCTCGCTCGCGTGATGGATCAGTTCTCGGCAATTCGGGGATGACAAGCGCCTGCTCACGCGGCTCGGCGGGCACGTCTCCTTCGCCACCGATCGCGCGCAGCATCCACACGATCGCAAGCACGAGCAGCAGTACGATGCCTGCGAGGAATCCCAGCGCCTTGCGATTGAGGCGCCGGAGGTCCTCGGTTCGCAGCACCGGGGCCGCCGAGTCGAGGTCCGGCCCCGCCTGGCGCGCCGCATAGTGGCCTGATCGTCCGTCGGCAGGGGAAAAATCACGCTCGCTCATCGCGGGTTCCTCCTCAGGCCGACGATACTGCGCCCGTGGCGGACCACGAGATATGGATAGGTGCCGTGCACCACCACCGTGCTGCCGTCGACTGTGGTGTTGACGACGAAGTCCTCACCATCCTCGCGCTCGCGTCCGAACACCACCGGAAAACTGCCGGTCGGCAACCTGGCCTGATCACCCATCTGCAGGTAGGTGAAGCTGCCATCGTCGTAGACATTGGCGGGCACCAGCCAAGCCTGGCCTCGCC
This Luteimonas sp. MC1572 DNA region includes the following protein-coding sequences:
- a CDS encoding lytic transglycosylase domain-containing protein; amino-acid sequence: MEALACQDLAVPAEVMHHIVRVESSYNPYAIGVVGTRLARQPRNLAEAVATARQLERDGFNFSLGLAQVNLHNLVKQGLGNYELAFDPCPNLAAGSRILADCHMRAGGDWDKAFSCYYSGNFSTGFRDGYVQKIRASIARGDGNVDAVAIARAGAPARQWKARRDQRADGGSGSLVGRRGVPALDVHGAGPQPVATAQTTPTLAPAVQTALHHTETEPFVPTVSTTATGRGNETRDDAAPAAERDTAFVF
- a CDS encoding TrbI/VirB10 family protein, which produces MSERDFSPADGRSGHYAARQAGPDLDSAAPVLRTEDLRRLNRKALGFLAGIVLLLVLAIVWMLRAIGGEGDVPAEPREQALVIPELPRTDPSRERATVAMPTMPAVPIPVLPVPIEQRPTALPSFAIPARPDGPSLRERRMQSGEGDAVPKGPDAYMQAMLAGLPTAEPAHVEPDSTSTTRARYIARPDALLVRGTYIRCVLETRIITDISGFTSCVVTEPVYSINGRQLLLPRGSKVLGRYDMEPTGPRVAVVWDRITTPSGLDVAMSSPGVDNLGGAGHPGHYSAHWGSRVASALLISLLSDAFKYAAAEEGPSSSTIGPAGVVVQSPYESATGRTMERLANQALDSRRPPTVTIQHGTVVNVYVARDVDFSAVVAQL